In the genome of Marispirochaeta sp., one region contains:
- a CDS encoding tetratricopeptide repeat protein yields MPACQTEGGAVITVQKWKTALVLMLVLVCHLSAQESQGVRTRADELLRENRPAEALPLYISAREQNSRDPDIYRNLGYVYELLGDYENAVKTYQQGSTVATLDKDIFYNAMGRCLFRLERFSEAEAQYNKALDYNPSNYAVYVTPGKCPGRTQGVPESHKRLFQLSVS; encoded by the coding sequence TTGCCTGCATGTCAAACCGAAGGAGGTGCTGTTATTACCGTTCAGAAGTGGAAAACAGCCCTGGTGCTGATGCTTGTGCTTGTCTGCCATCTTTCCGCCCAGGAAAGTCAGGGCGTACGGACCCGGGCCGACGAGCTTCTACGGGAAAACAGGCCTGCCGAGGCCTTACCCCTCTACATTTCCGCCAGGGAACAGAACTCCCGGGATCCGGATATCTACCGTAACCTGGGCTATGTTTATGAGCTGCTGGGGGACTACGAAAACGCTGTTAAAACCTACCAGCAGGGATCGACGGTCGCGACCCTGGATAAGGACATCTTCTATAACGCCATGGGACGCTGTCTGTTCAGGCTTGAACGCTTCAGTGAGGCGGAAGCCCAGTACAACAAGGCCCTGGACTATAATCCGTCGAACTATGCTGTGTATGTTACACCGGGCAAATGTCCGGGTCGAACTCAAGGAGTACCAGAAAGCCATAAACGACTATTCCAGTTATCTGTCTCTTGA
- a CDS encoding tetratricopeptide repeat protein, whose product MNRKILAAGGAVVLLLLLLGGLFLWSPWKGSGGETPVSSSESDVRANTLRLASEYFQQGEYQRALDLVDQLLLQNPDDEARDLRDSVLQARRDHESRQKEEDLAKQKNLSESLSDLSASLREEKSRPEVQPVPQPRPRDDEAEKAAARSEAERKKQAEVNRLIREGVAAMERSSYGDARDKFDQALGIDPDVAYAYAMKGEAFFREDSDSQSSLSQAVTNANRAIQKDPSLWIPHNTLGNIYVKTRRWDDAIRYFQEAARLNPENADILFELGKVQYRTGRFRDAKQSFEGAVHLVPNFDRAYFNLGLTENQLGNSDRAIAAFGNTIRYDPDLTPAYFALANAYRSKGDFTRADENYKTAVTRDPENVNYNLYYGINLYNQEKYKQAEAYFRTAAELDESRADVHYNLAQARIQLNNGSSALEAAAQAVKLKSDSPLYVYTLGQAAELTGNRDYAVQAYEKAIALDPSYIKPRINLGILYDSRGEYDRALDHLLAAYKVDPSSIEVNNNLGNVYLHAELYKDAITHYKKAVAAQPNATLMRYNLAIAYMETEQNTLAKEALSELIKIDPAFWDAYYRLGMLLYSEGETDGARVIFKRLLERQPNYSRRAEIEELL is encoded by the coding sequence ATGAATCGTAAAATTCTGGCCGCCGGCGGCGCGGTTGTTCTGTTATTGTTGTTGCTGGGAGGTCTGTTTCTCTGGTCTCCCTGGAAAGGATCAGGCGGGGAAACCCCTGTATCATCCAGTGAATCTGATGTTCGGGCAAATACTTTGCGTCTTGCTTCAGAGTACTTTCAGCAGGGGGAGTATCAGCGGGCTTTGGACCTGGTCGATCAGCTTCTGCTTCAGAACCCTGATGATGAGGCCCGGGACTTACGGGACTCGGTACTTCAGGCTCGCAGGGATCACGAGAGCAGGCAAAAAGAGGAAGATCTGGCAAAACAGAAGAATCTTTCCGAGTCCTTGTCCGACCTGTCCGCCAGTTTACGGGAAGAAAAATCCCGGCCCGAGGTCCAGCCTGTACCGCAGCCCCGGCCGCGGGACGATGAAGCAGAGAAGGCGGCAGCCCGGAGCGAGGCGGAACGGAAAAAACAGGCAGAGGTCAATCGACTTATCCGGGAGGGGGTTGCTGCAATGGAGCGTTCCTCCTATGGGGACGCCCGGGACAAGTTCGACCAGGCCCTGGGTATCGATCCTGATGTGGCGTACGCCTATGCCATGAAGGGAGAGGCTTTCTTCCGGGAAGATTCCGACAGCCAGAGCTCTCTGAGCCAGGCTGTTACCAACGCCAACAGGGCTATTCAAAAGGACCCGAGCCTCTGGATTCCCCATAACACCCTGGGGAATATCTATGTGAAGACCCGCCGCTGGGATGATGCCATCAGGTATTTTCAGGAGGCCGCACGACTGAATCCTGAAAATGCGGACATCCTGTTCGAACTGGGCAAGGTCCAGTACCGCACAGGACGCTTCAGGGACGCGAAGCAGTCCTTTGAGGGGGCTGTGCATCTTGTACCGAACTTTGACCGTGCCTATTTTAATCTGGGACTCACAGAGAACCAGCTGGGGAATTCCGACAGGGCTATTGCCGCTTTTGGCAATACGATCAGGTACGATCCGGACCTGACTCCCGCCTATTTTGCCCTGGCTAACGCCTATCGCAGCAAGGGGGATTTTACCCGGGCAGACGAGAACTACAAAACCGCTGTTACCCGGGATCCGGAGAACGTTAACTATAATCTCTATTACGGCATAAATCTCTACAATCAGGAAAAATACAAGCAGGCTGAAGCCTATTTCAGAACCGCGGCAGAGCTGGATGAATCCCGGGCGGATGTTCACTATAACCTTGCACAGGCACGGATACAGCTGAACAATGGGAGCTCCGCCCTGGAAGCCGCGGCACAGGCGGTTAAGCTCAAAAGTGACTCCCCCCTCTATGTCTATACCCTTGGACAGGCGGCGGAACTTACGGGGAACAGGGACTATGCCGTGCAGGCCTATGAAAAGGCTATTGCCCTGGATCCTTCCTACATCAAGCCGCGGATTAATCTGGGGATTCTCTACGACAGCCGGGGAGAGTATGACCGGGCCCTGGACCATTTGCTGGCGGCCTACAAGGTCGATCCCTCATCTATCGAGGTGAACAATAATCTGGGCAATGTGTATCTTCATGCTGAACTGTATAAGGATGCCATTACCCATTATAAAAAGGCGGTTGCCGCCCAGCCGAATGCCACCCTGATGCGCTATAATCTTGCAATTGCCTACATGGAAACGGAGCAGAACACCCTTGCAAAGGAAGCCCTCTCCGAGCTGATCAAGATCGATCCTGCATTCTGGGACGCCTACTACCGGCTTGGCATGCTTCTCTATTCCGAGGGAGAGACCGATGGGGCCCGGGTAATCTTTAAGAGGCTCCTGGAACGGCAGCCCAATTACAGCCGCAGGGCGGAGATAGAGGAACTGCTCTAA
- the mutL gene encoding DNA mismatch repair endonuclease MutL, giving the protein MSNTDSSCRIRLLRDDVARKIAAGEVIDRPFSVVRELMDNAIDAGAGSIKVDLKNGGIGSIRVSDNGSGMNADDLALCYQAHATSKIESVEDLYRTTSLGFRGEALGSIGACAKLSVSSSTGEEGHRLLVENGEMLSLEPYRSSIGTTVEATDIFYNLPGRRRFLKSAKAEGGLCRAVFLEKAAAFPEIAFQLLTEGQVKLTLPAGSLTERVSSAYPSVFTPSLTESFSGSHREFSFTLVHASPAVYRRTDATFMYTSIKGAFRSTP; this is encoded by the coding sequence ATGAGTAATACGGATTCGTCCTGCAGAATCAGACTTCTGCGGGACGATGTAGCCAGAAAGATCGCGGCCGGCGAGGTAATCGACCGGCCGTTTTCCGTTGTCCGTGAACTGATGGACAACGCTATTGACGCCGGGGCCGGCTCCATCAAGGTGGACCTGAAAAACGGCGGCATAGGGTCGATCCGGGTAAGCGACAACGGCAGCGGCATGAACGCTGATGATCTTGCCCTCTGTTATCAGGCCCACGCAACCAGCAAAATTGAAAGCGTCGAAGACCTGTACCGCACAACGAGTCTCGGCTTCCGGGGGGAGGCCCTGGGCAGCATAGGCGCCTGTGCAAAGCTCTCGGTAAGCAGCAGCACAGGAGAAGAGGGACACCGACTCCTGGTGGAAAACGGAGAAATGCTCTCCCTGGAACCTTATCGGAGTTCCATAGGGACCACCGTAGAAGCAACGGACATCTTTTATAATCTTCCGGGCCGCCGTCGTTTTTTAAAAAGCGCCAAGGCGGAGGGAGGACTCTGTCGGGCGGTTTTCCTGGAAAAAGCAGCGGCTTTTCCGGAGATTGCTTTCCAGCTCCTGACCGAGGGCCAGGTAAAGCTGACCTTGCCGGCGGGGAGCCTGACTGAGCGTGTATCGAGCGCCTATCCCTCGGTTTTTACCCCATCCCTTACAGAATCCTTTTCCGGCAGCCATCGGGAATTTTCCTTTACGCTTGTCCATGCATCGCCCGCCGTCTACCGCCGGACCGACGCTACATTCATGTATACGTCAATAAAAGGCGCATTCAGGAGTACTCCCTGA
- a CDS encoding FecR family protein: protein MKNLLYIVSIMILVPLFLFSQETLEPTAVLEYFGDEYEVQVYDIDGNRIAEIFFGMDLMPGDRIKTGQTGAEIRLDPNGSIIRLSHNTEFVIERLQKDEQSANEFTLFGGKLRAVAAKLGFFKRNNYSIQTPSAVAGVRGTDFGLEVIPAASDSAFVFEGVIEYTSLTSGQSLSLGAGQFADALAPAFEAVSLSTERFADLYRELQFEALSPVDVPGYRPPAIDTGAVTEPALPEPEPAPAVSEPAEESALMRYLSGHLGMEIGTVTLDGFTFSKFILQPNFSVGDFNVGLYLPVIYNTNLFDPEDWYKPDDNYEWSFGTDQDNTADAARDALRDLVLKIRYIEYGDNRDAFFLKAGKINNVTLGHGIIMNRFANDTDFPALRMVGLNTGFNTDKWTIESVFNDLAEPEIMGGRIGYRPLGQIIPLGFGISSMVDTAPAADLDDKAGDPLFLNMALDSEFPLVEDESFSIVGFADFGTMMPYYREDYGSIEAGWQSDFIYDDSEDNILNRLNNYGLASGIFGNISLLNYRLEYQYNKGLFTNGFCGPTYERLRGQRARDLGQYLPFSSSLQEITRGIYGEAGFELENLLMLEAGYRWAWDDEGFNDTADLFHLMASVPQIPFIPLSASLGIDTIGFVDGVRSNSLFDERTALFGELVYSFAPNLKLAAVLTNFVTEDEAGNKEADFAVSIETRVSF, encoded by the coding sequence ATGAAAAACCTGCTGTATATTGTATCCATAATGATCCTCGTGCCGCTTTTCCTGTTTTCCCAGGAGACGCTTGAACCGACGGCTGTGCTGGAATACTTCGGCGATGAATACGAGGTCCAGGTTTATGATATAGACGGGAACCGGATAGCGGAGATCTTCTTCGGTATGGACCTTATGCCCGGCGACCGGATCAAAACAGGACAGACAGGAGCGGAGATTCGCCTCGATCCCAACGGTTCAATTATCCGCCTGTCCCACAATACCGAGTTTGTTATCGAGAGACTGCAGAAGGACGAGCAGTCGGCCAATGAATTTACCCTCTTTGGCGGAAAGCTGAGGGCCGTGGCAGCCAAACTTGGTTTTTTCAAACGCAATAACTACTCCATTCAGACCCCGTCGGCGGTGGCCGGTGTCCGGGGAACAGATTTCGGACTCGAGGTCATTCCCGCAGCATCAGACAGCGCTTTTGTCTTTGAAGGAGTCATTGAATACACCAGTCTGACAAGCGGCCAGTCCTTAAGCCTTGGAGCCGGACAATTTGCCGACGCCCTGGCACCGGCTTTTGAGGCTGTTTCCTTAAGCACCGAAAGATTTGCAGATCTCTACCGCGAACTGCAGTTCGAGGCCCTCTCCCCTGTCGATGTTCCGGGCTACCGGCCGCCGGCGATTGACACCGGTGCCGTTACCGAGCCGGCACTGCCGGAACCCGAACCTGCCCCCGCTGTCAGCGAGCCTGCCGAAGAGAGCGCCCTGATGCGCTACCTCTCGGGGCATCTGGGCATGGAGATCGGTACGGTTACCCTTGACGGGTTTACCTTCTCCAAATTTATACTGCAGCCGAACTTCAGCGTCGGCGATTTTAACGTGGGTCTGTATCTTCCGGTAATCTATAACACGAACCTCTTTGATCCCGAGGACTGGTACAAGCCGGATGATAATTATGAGTGGTCCTTCGGTACCGATCAGGACAATACCGCTGACGCGGCACGGGACGCCCTGCGGGACCTGGTATTGAAGATCCGCTACATCGAGTACGGCGACAACCGGGATGCCTTCTTTTTGAAAGCCGGAAAAATCAACAATGTGACTCTGGGCCATGGGATCATCATGAACCGTTTTGCCAACGATACCGACTTCCCGGCCCTCCGCATGGTGGGTTTGAACACCGGCTTTAACACCGACAAATGGACCATAGAGTCGGTTTTCAACGATCTGGCAGAACCGGAGATCATGGGCGGCCGCATCGGGTACCGGCCCCTGGGACAAATCATTCCCCTGGGTTTCGGTATCTCCTCAATGGTTGATACTGCTCCCGCCGCAGACCTGGACGATAAAGCCGGGGACCCCCTGTTTCTGAATATGGCTCTGGACAGCGAATTTCCCCTGGTTGAGGATGAATCCTTCTCCATCGTCGGTTTTGCCGACTTTGGTACCATGATGCCCTACTACCGCGAGGATTACGGCAGCATCGAGGCCGGCTGGCAATCCGACTTTATCTACGACGATTCAGAGGACAATATCCTGAACCGCCTGAACAACTACGGCCTGGCTTCCGGTATTTTCGGCAACATTTCACTACTGAACTACCGTCTGGAATACCAGTATAACAAGGGCCTGTTTACAAATGGTTTTTGCGGCCCCACCTATGAACGGCTGCGCGGTCAGAGAGCCAGGGATCTCGGCCAGTATCTTCCATTCTCCAGCTCCCTGCAGGAGATAACCAGGGGAATCTACGGCGAGGCGGGATTCGAACTTGAGAACCTGCTGATGCTGGAGGCCGGCTACCGCTGGGCCTGGGACGATGAGGGCTTTAACGATACGGCGGACCTTTTTCACCTTATGGCCTCGGTCCCGCAGATTCCTTTTATACCCCTAAGTGCCTCCCTGGGAATAGACACAATCGGTTTTGTCGACGGGGTCCGGAGTAACAGCCTTTTTGATGAGCGGACCGCCCTCTTCGGTGAACTGGTATACTCCTTCGCTCCGAACCTGAAGCTTGCCGCAGTACTGACCAACTTCGTTACCGAGGATGAAGCAGGCAACAAGGAGGCGGACTTTGCCGTCTCCATCGAAACGAGGGTGAGCTTCTGA
- a CDS encoding DUF503 domain-containing protein translates to MVVSMIQVIFELPEATSLKEKRQTLRSLKDRLIRKYKVSVAEIDLQDSLSFCHIGAAYVTNSREIGERVMQRVADFVEDTIPGRVHNIAVHSERF, encoded by the coding sequence ATGGTTGTTTCCATGATCCAGGTAATCTTTGAACTGCCCGAGGCTACTTCCCTGAAGGAGAAGCGCCAGACTCTGCGCTCCCTGAAGGACCGCCTGATCAGGAAGTATAAGGTATCAGTGGCGGAGATCGATCTGCAGGATTCCCTCTCCTTCTGCCACATCGGCGCGGCCTATGTTACCAATTCCCGGGAGATAGGAGAGCGGGTAATGCAGCGGGTTGCTGATTTTGTGGAGGACACAATTCCCGGCAGGGTACATAACATCGCTGTTCACAGCGAACGTTTTTAA
- a CDS encoding HD domain-containing protein, translating into MGIEHETRQKILEHLSSDYTEAIRDPLWQNIYLTPALKKLISLGEFQKLAGIRQLGPAYLVYPGATHTRLNHSLGVFHLAKRIIRHVSVDRRSPPVSLEGVKAFLCASLLHDLGHFPYTHSFKDLPLIDHETLTGRLIMTPPFQRVLREEVNVEPYMVAAIVDEELDHHNNGEILFFRRILSGVLDPDKLDYLNRDAFFCGVPYGIQDTDFFIDKIIPTSNSLALDERGLGSVESLLFAKYQMYRSVYWHRTVRIATAMIKKAVFLGLLENDLDSTQLYGLDDAGFFRTLAIRERNYYQLARMVFERRLLKTAYEYPFDPRIHSQATDLNTRLNMENRIAAILRDRFGNGIEPWEVILDIPEPISFEVDLSIYKDEGFLPFAASGSVFSTSVVEGFTKSLRKVRLFLPPAAAREAAVYIPEIMSSLFGT; encoded by the coding sequence GTGGGAATTGAACACGAAACGCGACAGAAGATCCTTGAACACTTAAGCAGTGATTATACCGAGGCAATACGGGATCCTCTGTGGCAGAATATTTACCTGACCCCTGCCCTTAAAAAGCTGATCTCCCTGGGGGAATTTCAGAAGCTGGCTGGTATCCGGCAATTAGGGCCCGCATACCTGGTCTATCCGGGAGCTACCCATACACGTTTAAACCACAGCCTGGGGGTTTTTCATCTGGCAAAAAGGATAATCCGGCATGTAAGCGTCGACCGGCGCAGTCCCCCGGTCAGCCTTGAAGGGGTCAAGGCTTTTCTCTGTGCATCCCTGCTGCATGATCTTGGGCATTTTCCCTATACCCACTCTTTTAAGGATCTTCCACTGATCGACCATGAGACCCTGACAGGCCGACTTATAATGACTCCACCCTTTCAGCGGGTTTTACGGGAAGAGGTCAACGTGGAGCCCTATATGGTGGCAGCCATCGTAGACGAAGAGCTTGATCATCATAACAACGGCGAAATCCTCTTTTTCCGCAGAATTCTGTCCGGGGTGCTGGACCCGGACAAGCTGGATTACCTGAACCGGGATGCCTTTTTCTGCGGTGTTCCCTACGGTATACAGGACACTGATTTTTTTATTGACAAGATTATCCCCACTTCGAACTCCCTGGCCCTGGACGAGAGGGGCCTCGGTTCCGTAGAGAGCCTGCTCTTTGCCAAGTACCAGATGTACCGCAGCGTCTACTGGCATCGTACCGTGCGCATTGCCACGGCAATGATAAAAAAGGCGGTTTTTCTGGGACTGCTTGAGAACGATCTTGACAGCACTCAGCTGTACGGCCTGGACGATGCCGGATTCTTCCGCACCCTCGCCATCCGGGAAAGAAATTACTACCAGCTGGCCAGAATGGTATTTGAACGACGACTCCTGAAAACCGCGTATGAATACCCTTTCGATCCCCGGATTCACAGCCAAGCTACGGACCTGAATACCCGCCTGAATATGGAGAACCGGATAGCGGCAATACTGAGAGACCGCTTCGGCAACGGAATTGAACCCTGGGAGGTGATCCTGGATATTCCGGAACCCATCTCCTTCGAAGTAGACCTCTCAATCTATAAGGACGAAGGCTTTCTTCCCTTCGCAGCCAGCGGATCAGTATTTTCTACCTCCGTTGTCGAAGGCTTTACCAAATCCCTGCGTAAGGTCCGGCTTTTTCTGCCCCCCGCCGCGGCCCGTGAAGCAGCTGTGTACATACCGGAAATCATGAGCAGCCTTTTCGGTACATGA
- a CDS encoding PilZ domain-containing protein codes for MGTPVGRVEREFILNNVAEKKISVRVHGYKKTRQAVVLRIEDDLLVLYNDKEDWNDFSAKEEVRIFFSYFGHVMTFPSRVKKADEYLYIELPNDMIKNLQRKYERIALPSGTMVSFAVENVTYEFTFPKTEEYNPAEQPGYGDVFPEKSLDKLMDGVAKRMTDFKANYRLQMFRDRGPQGWEEEIITRTGKSLFVSPIKAGVPKTDPDMSGRILTKPQALAPEYNINLSELIGSEAELDDRFSQLSEKGIVSVLYCPLIYHDYVIGYVHAWSEHVSLGIQVFEYLYQFSKVLVYALKKQGYFENIAKQKGEYAAEILDISASGLLFTHTSPELHESLVLYTDLDLLLRMGPRKMVIGSRIMRKYQDRKRTYYGCQFIDLKPEDFRFLFDSIYGGSSPLKTRNCGRGEQNRRNLRSCDL; via the coding sequence ATGGGGACCCCCGTTGGGCGTGTAGAGCGCGAGTTCATTCTGAATAACGTGGCGGAAAAGAAGATCTCTGTCAGGGTTCACGGCTACAAGAAGACCCGGCAGGCCGTTGTGCTGCGAATTGAGGATGACCTTCTGGTTCTGTATAACGACAAAGAAGACTGGAACGATTTTTCTGCGAAAGAAGAAGTACGCATCTTTTTTTCATATTTCGGGCATGTAATGACCTTTCCCAGCAGGGTAAAAAAGGCCGATGAGTATCTCTATATTGAGCTCCCGAACGACATGATTAAGAATCTGCAGCGAAAGTATGAGCGCATAGCTCTTCCTTCTGGAACCATGGTCAGCTTCGCTGTGGAGAATGTTACCTACGAGTTTACCTTTCCCAAAACTGAAGAATACAATCCGGCTGAACAGCCAGGCTACGGAGATGTTTTTCCTGAGAAATCCCTGGACAAGCTGATGGATGGTGTTGCCAAAAGGATGACGGATTTCAAGGCGAATTACCGCTTACAGATGTTTCGTGACCGCGGACCACAGGGCTGGGAGGAAGAGATAATTACCCGAACAGGAAAATCTCTCTTCGTATCTCCCATTAAGGCGGGGGTTCCTAAAACTGATCCTGATATGTCGGGACGGATTCTGACGAAGCCTCAGGCTCTTGCCCCGGAATATAATATAAATCTATCGGAGCTTATCGGCAGCGAAGCTGAGCTTGACGACCGTTTCTCCCAGTTATCGGAGAAGGGGATTGTCTCGGTACTGTATTGTCCCCTGATTTATCATGATTATGTAATTGGTTATGTTCACGCCTGGTCGGAACATGTTTCCCTCGGAATTCAGGTTTTTGAGTATCTCTACCAATTCTCGAAGGTACTGGTGTATGCTCTGAAGAAACAGGGCTACTTTGAGAATATAGCCAAACAAAAAGGAGAATACGCAGCGGAAATCCTCGATATTTCCGCCTCCGGTCTTTTGTTTACCCATACATCTCCGGAACTGCATGAAAGTCTTGTGCTGTACACGGACCTTGATCTGTTACTGCGCATGGGACCACGAAAAATGGTGATCGGTTCCCGGATTATGCGAAAGTACCAGGATCGTAAACGGACCTACTACGGGTGCCAGTTTATCGATCTGAAACCGGAAGATTTTCGTTTTCTTTTTGATTCGATTTACGGCGGGAGCTCACCTCTGAAGACGAGGAATTGTGGGAGGGGGGAGCAGAACCGCCGAAACTTACGCTCATGTGATCTGTAA